The Anaerolineae bacterium genomic interval CAGAGACCAGCGCGCCCTCTCAGCCATCTGAGCCATCTGGCGGCTTACGTGTCCTGCGGGTTACCCATTCCTGGCCAAACCGAATTGACCCGGCGGTTGGGAATGACTATGTGGCTGCCAGCTCTCTCATCAATCTATATGATTCGCTGGTTTTCCCCAACGCCAAAGGTGGGGTAGATCCCTGGCTCGCCGAATCGTGGGAGGTATCCGAGGATGGTAAAACGTACACCTTCAAGCTTCGTCAGGATGTCAAGTTTCACGACGGCACGCCTCTAAAAGCCTCGGATGTCGTTTTCTCCTATAATCGCCTGGCAACGATTGGAGAAGGCTTCGCTTATCTGGTTACTGCCGGTGTCGAAAGCGTCGAAGCACTGGATGACTATACCGTGCAGTTCAAGATTGCTGCTCCCACCGCACTCTTCCTGCCCAGCCTGACCCGCTTGTATATCCTGAATGAAAAACAGGTTCGCGAACACATCAAACCCGAAGGCCCCTACGGCGAATTTGGCGATTATGCTAAAGAATGGTTGCAAACCAACGATGCCGGCTCCGGTCCGTATAAAGTCAAAGAATTTCCACTCGAGCAATACTTGCTGATGGAGAAAAACCCGGACTGGTGGGGCGAATTTGTCCCCAATGCCCCGGATGAAGTGCGCTATATCGGCACAACGGAGGCGGTAACGGTGCGCAGCCTGATGGAAAAGGGCGAACTCGAAATTTCCGATCAATGGCAGTCCTTCGAGGCTTATGAGGCTTTGGATAAAATCGAAGGCGTGGATATCGTGGCGTTGCCGGGTATGACCACCTTCTACTTCATGATCAACAATCGCATTCCTCCGACTGACGATGTCCACTGCCGCCGCGCCATGTCATACGCGTTTGATTACGATGCAGCGGTGGGGTTGGAATGGCCAGGCACAAAACAAACCGTTGGACCTGTGCCTTCTTCTCTGGCAGGTCATGACGACACCATCACCCCTTATAAGCGCGATCTGGACAAGGCGAGAGAAGAACTGGCCCAATGCAAGTACGCCAATGAACTGGATCAATACCCTGTACAAATGCATTGGGTATCCGAAGTCCCAGACGAAGAGAAATTTGCTCTGTTGTTCCAGTCCAACATGGCAGAGATTGGGATTAAGGTAGAAATCACCAAGTCACCCTGGCTAAGCGTCGTCGAAAATACCAGCAAGTTGGAGACCTCGCCTCACATCGTCACAATCTACGTCTCATCCGATCTGCCGGAAGCAGGCTTAATGCTCAAGCAGCGCTATCACTCCAGCACCGCCAATACCTGGCAACAGAATGAGTGGCTGCTTGACCCCGAGCTCGATGCTGCCATTGATGACGCTTTGGCAACCCTGGATGAACAACAACGCTACGAGAAATATCGTGCCATCCAACGCAAATTGGTCGAAGATGCAGTTTCGATCTGGGTGTATGACCAGGTTGAAAAACATGCCGTTCGCTCTTGTGTGGACTTTCCGGCTGCACGCGGCGAAACAAGCATGTTAATGGGTTACTTCTTCTTCCTGCCGCAGATTGGAGTCGATTGTCAATAGCAACATTTCTTGAGCGCTAAATCATCCCTGTCACGCTCAGTTGGAGGGGAGAAGCCCAGATTTACTGGAAGAACTTCTCCCCTCCTCAAAAGGTAAGGATTGGAGATCGTTTATGTCCCTGTTGCGCTTTCTGATCCAGCGAGCTTTGTACTCGGTCTTTGTTCTTTTAGGACTTTCGATTGTTATTTTTATCATCGCCCGAATTATGCCAGGCGACCCGGCCCGGATGGCGGTTGGCGCCCGCGCTCCGCAATGGGTCGTCGATCGTCTGCGCGAGCAAATGCACCTCGACCAACCGATTGCGGTTCAATACTATTACTGGTTGCGAGATGCCTTACGGGGAGATTTCGGATTGTCTTTGATTACCCAGCGACCGGTGACCTATGACATCAAAGAAACTTTACCTGCCTCGCTGGAGTTAGCTCTTTACGCGGCAATGATTGCCGCAATCTTCGGGATTGGAATGGGTATTCTGTCTGCCCGTTATAAAGATAGCTGGATCGATAACTTGAGCCGTTTATTTTCTTATGCCGGCATTGTTACCCCTTCGTATATTTTTGCCATTCTCTTTATCCTGTTATTCGGTTTTGCCCTGAAGTGGTTTCCGATCATCGGGCGTGTCAGCGAAAATGTGCCCCTCCCGCCGAAAATTACCGGATTGGTGACTATTGATGCACTTATTCAAGGCCAATTTACAACCTTTCTGGATGCTTTGTGGCATATCATCTTACCTTCCCTGTCCCTGGCAATGGGTTCGATTGCTCAAGCGGCTCGCATCACCCGTTCCTCCATGGCGGATAATCTCACCAAAGACTACATTGCTAACCTGCGTGCCCTTGGAGTCCCAGAACGTGCCATAATGAGCCGCTTTCTTCTCAAGCCTTCGCTCATCCCAACTATCTCTATCCTCGGTCTGGATATTGCGGCAATCCTCTCTGTAGCGTTCATTGTCGAGAGTATCTTCAACTGGCCGGGGATGGCACGTTATGGGATGAATGCCATGCTGTACAAAGACCTGAATGCAATTTCCGCAGTTATCCTGGTCTTCGGCGCCGCATTTGCCATCATGAATATCATTGTTGATCTGATTGTTGCTTATCTTGATCCACGTATTCGCCTGCGGGCTGCTAAGGGAGAGTGAGATGCAAGTATCAGCGAATTCAAATCTAAACCAATCATCCTTGAGCCTGGAAAAGATCAAACAACTTCAACGCGCTTCGCGTCGCGAAGAACTTGGGCGGAACTGGTATAAGTTTTCTCGCAACCCCATTTCCGTGGTTGGATTATTCGTGGTAGTATCGGTGATTTTGCTTGCCATCTTTGCTCCGTACGTGGCGCCTTATCCTGCGCATGCCGGCCCGTTTACCGACTTTGCCAATGCAAAGAAACCGCCCAGCCCGGCTCACTGGCTTGGGACGGATCAAATCGGCAGAGATATCCTGAGTCGCATTCTCTTCGGGATGCGTTCCTCTTTATTGATGGGTGTGGTTGTCCTGAGTTTGGTGGTTCCTCCCGGTGTTTTACTGGGATTGCTTGCCGGCTACTATCACAACACATGGATTGATACGTTGATCATGCGGGTAACGGATATTTTTCTGGCCGTCCCGCCTCTGGTACTGGCTCTAGCGGTTGCTTCAGTGCTGAAACCGAACCTCTGGAACAGTATGATGGCGGTCTCTTTGATGTGGTGGCCATGGTACACCCGTTTGGTGTATGGTTTGGCAACGGCTTTGCGCAATGAATATTTTGTGATTGCCGCCGAGGTAACCGGGGCAAGCACAGCTCACATTCTTTTTCGGGAGATCTTTCCCAACACGATCTCTCCTATCCTGACCAAGATAAGCATAGACATCGCCTGGGTGATCATTATCGGTTCGATGCTAAGTTTTGTTGGTTTGGGAGTTCAACCTCCTGAACCTAGCTTGGGAACGATGATTGCCGATGGGGCAAAATACCTGCCCGATCAATGGTGGATTGCAGTCTTTCCTGCCCTGGCAATTGTGGTGATCGTTTTGGGCTTCAATTTGCTGGGAGACGGCATTCGCGATATGTTTGCCTCTGAGGAAGCATAACGACATGACCAATGCTACAACACCTCTTCTTGAAATTAAAGACCTTGCAGTCAACTTTACTGTTTATGGAGGCGAATTACGTGTCCTCGATGGGGTGAATTTCCGCATGTTTGCGGGTGAGCGGGTTGGTCTGGTTGGAGAAACCGGCTGTGGAAAAACGACCACGATGAAGGCGGTTCTGCGCGTTCTGCCAATGCCTCCAGCTCGCATCCCACGCGGGGAGATTTACTTTAAGGGCAATGACATCTTGAAAATGAAGGATAGCGATTTGCGCCTGGTGCGAGGACAGGGCATTTCAATGATCTTTCAAGACCCAACCGCGGCGTTGAATCCGGTCTTTACGATTGGAGAACAAATGCAGGCGGTGATTCAGAGCAATGCCCAGGACAGTAATCTCTCGCTCAGCCGCCAGAAGAGTTGGGAACTGGCTGTCTCTGCATTGAAGGACGTTGCATTAGCCGACCCCGAGCGTTTGTTGAAGAGTTACCCCATTCAGTTGAGTGGTGGGATGCGCCAACGGGTTTGTATTGCCATGGCGCTCTCAACCAATCCAGAGATTTTGATCGCCGATGAACCGGGGACGTCATTGGATGTCACCATTCAAGACCAGATCTTGCGATTGTTGCGCGATTTAGTAGAGAGTCGCAACATGTCGGTCATCTTGATCACCCATACCTTGGGAGTGGTGCGTGAACTGACCAATCGCGTTTATGTGATGTATGCTGGTTCGATTGTCGAGACTGCTGAAACCAAGAGTATCTTTTCTAAGCCTTTGCACCCTTACACTCAGGGATTGATAGCCACTGTCCCCCGCCTTACCGGCGGAGGAATAGCGAGTGGAATCCCCGGCCGAATCCCAGACTATCGCAATCCTCCTTCGGGTTGCCGTTTTCACCCACGTTGCCCTCATGTAATGGACATCTGTAAAGTGGAAAAACCACCCCTGGTTGAGGTGGATCAGAACCATTCGGTTGCCTGTTTCTTGTACTCTTCGAGCCAGAAGGTGAACCAATGACCCAACCTATTCTCTCTGTTCAAGATTTAAAGAAATATTTCGTCGTGGGGTATTCAGGGATACCGGGCAATCGGCAACCGATCACCGTGAAAGCGGTCGATGGCGTATCGTTTGAGATCTATTCAGGGGAAACACTGGGGTTGGTCGGTGAATCGGGTTCCGGGAAAAGCACCGTTGCCTATACCGTTGTTGGTATGTATCAGCCCACGGCTGGCAAGATTCGTTTCAAAGACATAGAAATTGGCGCCGGGCAAAAAAGACCTAAAGAACTGCAAAAAGCGATCCAAATTGTGTTTCAAGACCCTGGCTCATCCCTGAACCCTCGCCAAAACATCAAACAAATTCTGGAGATGCCTCTGCGGGTTCATCGCAAGGACCGCAATCGCTTAGAGATGGTCATTTACCTGCTGGAAATCGTCGGCTTGCCACCGGAGGCAATGTATAAATACCCTCGCATGTTGAGTGGAGGAGAGAAACAAATCGTGGGGATTGCCAGAGCCTTAGCCACCAATCCCTCGCTGGTCATCCTGGATGAACCCACCTCGGCTTTGGATGTCTCTGTTCAGGCAAAGACGATCAATCTATTACTGCAATTACAGAAGCAATTTGACCTTTCCTACCTGTTCATCACCCATGACCTGAGCCTGATGCGCAATGTAGCCAGTCGAGTGGCGATCATGTATTTGGGAAAAATCTGCGAAGTGGCGAACACCGCAGATTTTTTCCAGCAGCCCTTGCATCCTTACACGCAGATGTTGCTTTCCTCTATCCCGGTTGTATCCGAAGAGGAAGAAGCGCTCCGTCCTCAAAAAGTAATCTCACGCGGTGAGATCCCGAGTCCGGTCAATATCCCAAAGGGATGTAGTTTTCACACTCGCTGTCCGTTTGCAATGCCGCATTGCTCGGAGGTTGATCCTGTCTTCACCGATATGGGCAATGGTCACTCTGTGAGGTGTCATCTATACCCTCAAGGAGGATGACAAATTCATCACTTTATCGAATTCACTCTACGAATGGAGGAACTATGGTTCGAGTAGCAACTGATATTGGAGGCACGTTCACCGATCTGGTTTATGTAACCAGAGAGGGGCGCGTGGGAACGGCAAAAAGCCATACCACGCCGCATCAGTTCGAGCAAGGCGTCATAGATGTTATTGACGCCGCCGGACTTCAAGCAAGCGAATTTGAATCCTTTGTACACGGTACAACCATTGTGATCAATGCGATCACCGAACGCAAGGGAGTGAAAACCGGATTAATCACCACGCAAGGATTCAGAGATATTTTGGAAATCGGGCGTGGAGATCGTCCAGATTTCTTCAATCTGGAATATCAAAAGCCAGTCCCGTTTGTGCCCCGCTATTTACGCAAGGAAATTCCGGAGCGAATTTCGTACAAGGGCGAAATTGTCAAACCAGTTGATCTCTCGGTACTGCCTTCTATTTTGGATTATTTCCGCAAGAACCAGGTAGAAGCGATTGCTATCTGCCTGATCAACTCATACGCCAATCCGATTCACGAGCAGCAAGTCTTAGAGAAGATCCGTGAGCTATGGCCTGAAGTATCGGTTGTTGCTTCACATCAGATTACCCGTGAATGGCGCGAATACGAGCGCACGAACACCGCGGTTCTGTCCGCCTATGTACAGCCCATTGCACATCAGTACCTGGATCGTTTGACCCAGCGGCTCTATGAAGCTGGAATGAAATGTACTCCCTATATCATGCAGTCCAACTGCGGAATTGATACTGTCACAGCAACCCGCCAGACGCCCATTACCATGATCGAATCAGGACCGGCATCGGGTGTTTGGGGTGCGGCTGCTTTAGGGCGTTTAATTGGAGAGTTGAACGTAATTGCCATTGACATCGGCGGCACTACAGCCAAGTGCGGACTGATCACTAACGGAGAGGTCAAGCTTAACACCAATTATTATGTGGAACGATCAAAGACTTTTTCAGGCTATCCGGTGATGGTGCCGGTGGTTGATCTGGTTGAAATCGGAAACGGAGGCGGCTCAATCGCCTGGGTAGATGAGTACAAGCGTTTGCATGTCGGTCCGCAAAGCGCGGGTGCTTCACCGGGTCCGGTGGCCTATGGGAAAGGAGGCACCGAGCCAACGACCACAGATGCCAATCTCGCCCTGGGTTGTATTAACCCTCATTACTTCTGTGGCGGCACCCTCGAAGCTGACATGGAAGGTGTGCAGGCAGCTTTGGAGCGACTTTCTCAAAAGCTTAACTTAACTCCCTACGAAGTTGCCCAGGGGATTGTGCGTATTGCCAATAACAACATGGTCAATGCCATCAAGTTGATTTCTGTTAACCGCGGTCACGATCCACGAGATTTCACGCTGGTGGCTTTCGGCGGTGGGGGTGGAATGCATGCATGTGCGCTGGCGCGCGAGTTGAATATCAAGAAAGTGGTCATCCCCATGCTTTCGGCAGTCTTTTCGGCTTGGGGAATGTTATTGAGCGACTTGCGCCGCGACACGCTCTTAACCCAAATCGTCGAGCTTTCGGCAAACGGTGCTGCCGAAGAGTTGAATCGAACATTCAAAATCCTGGAAAAGCAGGCTCTCGACTCTTATCTGGCAGAAGGTTTTAACCCCTCGCAAATCCATTTTCTCCGTTATGCCCGCTGCCGCTATCAAAATCAAGAACACTCGGTTGAAATCACCATCCCTGGCGGTGAGATCACTGCTGAGACTTTACCGGTGATTTTAGAGACGTTCCATTCAGACTACGAACGTGAATATACCTATCGGCTCAAGGCGCCGGTTGAATTGGTCTGCTACCATTTGATTGCCATCGCCGAAGTGGACAAACTAAAACCACAAAAAATTCAACCCAGCGGCAAAAAGCTAGCAGATGCAATCAAAGGTCAGCGCAAGGTGGACTTCATTGAAGACGGCATCCACGAAGCCACCATTTACGCAGGGGAGTTGCTCGAGCCGGGCATGAAATTCAGCGGTCCAGCCGTAGTAGAAGAATCCGGGGCAACGATCGTCATTCCACCCGGCTTACCCTGTGAGATTGATGAATATGGAAATTATCAGATCCGGACGGCGAAATAAGGAGGTATCCCCATGACATCCCAATTCGATCCGATTACGATTGAGATTATTCAGAATTCGCTCCAGGCCGCTGCCGACGAAATGTTTGCTGCATTACGGCACACGGCGATGAGCGCTATCATTTATGAAGTGCTGGATATGGGCACCGGTATTACCGATCGCGAGGGTGAACTGGCTGGATCTGGCGCGGGGATTCCCGCTTTTGTGGGCGTTTTGGATAAGGCTGTAAAGCGGGTGATTGAGAAATATGATCAACCGAATGATATCGAACCCGGTGACATTTTTATCACCAATGATCCCTATACGGGGGGAGTTACCCACTTGAACGATGTGATCTTGACCATGCCGGTTTTCTACAACGGTGAAATCGTTGCCTGGACGGCAAATATCGCCCACTGGAACGATGTAGGGGGAATGGTGCCGGGCAGCATGTCCACCAATGCCACGGAAATTTTCCAGGAGGGGATCATCCTCTCCGCGGTCAAACTCTTCTCGCGTGGGCAACCGATCCGCTCGGTGTTCGACATCCTTACCGCAAATTGTCGGATGCCCGATTTCTTAACCGGCGATCTGTGGGCACAGGTTGCCTCCGTGAGAGTGGGTGAGCGCCGTGTTTTAGAAATCGTTAACAAGTATGGTAAAGATGTCTTTCTTCAGGCGGTTAAAGACTACCTTGACTATGGTGAACAGGTCAGCCTGGATGCCATCCGCCGCCTGCCAAAGGGTGTCTATGAACTGGTCGAACCCCAGGATAACGGACCGGATTATGTAGTCAAAATCGAGATTACCGATAACGAATTCATCATCGACTTAACCGGTAATCCTGATCAGGACAAAGGCCCGTTTAATATGAGTCGCGATGAAGCAATCACCGCCTGCCAGATCGCTTTCAAAGGGATTACCTCCCCGGAACGAATCGCCAATGGAGGCACTTTCCGTCCTCTGAAAGTCCTGACTCGAAAAGGGAGTGTGTTCGATCCAATCTATCCTGCGGCGATGGGAATCTACTATGAAATAACCATCCGTGTGCACGATCTCATTGTCCGTTGTCTGGCGGAGAAGATACCTGAATGCCTGCCGGCGGGTGGCTTTGCCTCGGTTTGTGGAACCCTCTTTGGCGGTATTCACCCGGATACCGGCCGCCCCTATGCGGTTATTGAGCCGGAGTTGGGCGGTTGGGGTGGATCACCAACCAAAGATGGGAATTCGGGTCAATTCTCTGCCTTACATGGTGAAACCTATAACTGCCCGGCAGAGGTTGCCGAAGCCCGTTATGGTGTCACGGTAGATTATCTTAGCTTCCACGATGAGGAGGGTGGTGCGGGGTTCCATCGCGGCGGTAAGGGCGTGCGCATAGATTACCGGATCCGCTCCGATAATGCCTGGCTAACCGTGGCGTATACGCGCTCCAAGGTATTACCCTGGCCGCTTTTAGGCGGCGAACCCGGATCTCCCAACCATGTCATCATTGAACGAGCCAACGGGCAAAAAGAACGCTACTCGGTGACCAGTGGTTTGACACTGAATACCAATGACATTATCCGCGTGATGACTGGTACAGGGGCGGGTTGGGGAAATCCTTTGGAACGCCCGGTTGAAAAGGTGATCGAAGACGTACGCAACGAATACATTACCCCGGCAATCGCCGAAAAATCCTATGGGGTAATTGTTGATCCGGAAACGCTGCAGGTGTTAGGTTTTACCAACGGAAGAAAGCAGTAGTCCTGGAGAATCAGGATGCGGATTCTGTGGATCAACCCGGTCGGTACGACGGCCTTTGATGCAGACACAGCCAAAATCCTGGCAGCAACGAAGCGAGCTGAGACAACCACAAAGGTTGTCTCTCTCCCTTCAAATCGTCCTCCTCATCTCGAATACCATGCGTATGAAGCCCAGGTTGTGGCAGATATTGTTCGCATTACGTACGCTGCGGCTCAGTCCTATGACGCTATCGTCATAGGCTGTTTTTATGATGTCGGCTTGCGCGAAGCGCGGGAAGTCTCTGGTAGCGCCATCGTTTTAGCACCTTGTCAATCCGCGACCACCATAGCTGCAAACCTGGGCAACTCGTTTTCGATTTTAGTTGGGCGAAAGAAATGGATTCCCAAAATGCGCGAGAATGTGATCCTCTACGGGCATGAACATCGCCTGGCATCCATGCGGGCGGTGGATTTGGGTGTCCATGATTTCCAGGCTGATGAGAAGAAAACCTGCCAGAAATTAATTGACGAAGGACGTAGAGCTGTCGAAGAAGATGGCGCCGAAGTGCTCATCCTTGGTTGTACCGCAGAATACGGCTTTTATCAGAGGATGCAAGAAACCCTTGGTGTGCCGGTGATCGATGCCATTTTAGCGCCCTTCAAAATGGCGGAATTTATGGTAGAGTTGGGGCAGCGGCTTGGCTGGCGACCGAGCCGGGTCGGTGGAAGCGAAGCGCCTCCTGACTCGGAACTTCGGGCTTGGGGCATCTTTGAGCCGTTGCCCATCAATCCAACAGACTTGCTTTAGGGAAGGAAAGGTCTATGAGTGTTTTTGAGGAACGAATCGAAAACTTGAAGGTGCAAATGGCACAGGCAGATATTGATCTCGTGGCGATTACCACCGCTCCAAATCTGCGTTATTTTGGCGGTTTTGTGCCTCATCTCGATGAGCGCTTCAACGCGCTTCTGGTCAGCCAGGAAGAGGTGATGTGGGTTGCCCCAGAATTAAACCGTGAACAAATTGAAAAGCACGTCCATTTTCCGCTGATCTCCTGGCAGGACAACGAGGGACCACAGAATGCTATCCGTAAAGCCTTGCAAGTGTTAGGTCGACCTCGATCGCTAGGGATTGACGGGGCTGGGCGGGCAGATTTCCTTCTCCACTTGCAAGAAGTTGCCCAACCTCAGACGAGTCAATCCGCAGATGGGATCATCGCTTTGCTTCGTCAGATGAAGTCTGCAGATGAGATCGAGCGGCTCGCTTCCGCGGCTGCCCAGGCTGACCGCGCCATGCAGGCTGCCATGCAAGCCTGTCGCCCCGGCGTTACAGAACGAGAAGTCGCCTGGGTGGTTGAATCTTTCTTCCGCCAGGATGGGGCAGAGCAGGTTGATTTTACGCTGATTGCCTCAGGTCCGAACGGCGCCTTTCCCCATCACCATTCTTCGGAGCGCATTCTACAAAGTGGGGATGCGATCATCATTGACATTGGAGCAACCTTGAACGGTTATAAATCGGATATTACCCGCATGGTCTATTTGGGTGAGCCCACCGCTGAGTTCTTGAGTGCCTACGAAGCGGTTAATCAGGCAAACCTTGCTGCGCGAGCTCAGGTTAAAGTGGGTGTCGAAGCTCAGGAAGTTGACCGTGCCGCTCGAAATACCCTGAAAGAACATGGACTGGCGGAGTACTTCGTTCACCGCACCGGGCATGGGATCGGATTGGATA includes:
- a CDS encoding Dipeptide-binding ABC transporter, periplasmic substrate-binding component, with the translated sequence MYSRQKTLVLFTLLLMLSFLLAQCAPAPQPTSAPAGGEEQPAATQAPAETSAPSQPSEPSGGLRVLRVTHSWPNRIDPAVGNDYVAASSLINLYDSLVFPNAKGGVDPWLAESWEVSEDGKTYTFKLRQDVKFHDGTPLKASDVVFSYNRLATIGEGFAYLVTAGVESVEALDDYTVQFKIAAPTALFLPSLTRLYILNEKQVREHIKPEGPYGEFGDYAKEWLQTNDAGSGPYKVKEFPLEQYLLMEKNPDWWGEFVPNAPDEVRYIGTTEAVTVRSLMEKGELEISDQWQSFEAYEALDKIEGVDIVALPGMTTFYFMINNRIPPTDDVHCRRAMSYAFDYDAAVGLEWPGTKQTVGPVPSSLAGHDDTITPYKRDLDKAREELAQCKYANELDQYPVQMHWVSEVPDEEKFALLFQSNMAEIGIKVEITKSPWLSVVENTSKLETSPHIVTIYVSSDLPEAGLMLKQRYHSSTANTWQQNEWLLDPELDAAIDDALATLDEQQRYEKYRAIQRKLVEDAVSIWVYDQVEKHAVRSCVDFPAARGETSMLMGYFFFLPQIGVDCQ
- a CDS encoding Dipeptide transport system permease protein DppB, with product MSLLRFLIQRALYSVFVLLGLSIVIFIIARIMPGDPARMAVGARAPQWVVDRLREQMHLDQPIAVQYYYWLRDALRGDFGLSLITQRPVTYDIKETLPASLELALYAAMIAAIFGIGMGILSARYKDSWIDNLSRLFSYAGIVTPSYIFAILFILLFGFALKWFPIIGRVSENVPLPPKITGLVTIDALIQGQFTTFLDALWHIILPSLSLAMGSIAQAARITRSSMADNLTKDYIANLRALGVPERAIMSRFLLKPSLIPTISILGLDIAAILSVAFIVESIFNWPGMARYGMNAMLYKDLNAISAVILVFGAAFAIMNIIVDLIVAYLDPRIRLRAAKGE
- a CDS encoding Dipeptide transport system permease protein DppC, giving the protein MQVSANSNLNQSSLSLEKIKQLQRASRREELGRNWYKFSRNPISVVGLFVVVSVILLAIFAPYVAPYPAHAGPFTDFANAKKPPSPAHWLGTDQIGRDILSRILFGMRSSLLMGVVVLSLVVPPGVLLGLLAGYYHNTWIDTLIMRVTDIFLAVPPLVLALAVASVLKPNLWNSMMAVSLMWWPWYTRLVYGLATALRNEYFVIAAEVTGASTAHILFREIFPNTISPILTKISIDIAWVIIIGSMLSFVGLGVQPPEPSLGTMIADGAKYLPDQWWIAVFPALAIVVIVLGFNLLGDGIRDMFASEEA
- a CDS encoding Oligopeptide transport ATP-binding protein OppD codes for the protein MTNATTPLLEIKDLAVNFTVYGGELRVLDGVNFRMFAGERVGLVGETGCGKTTTMKAVLRVLPMPPARIPRGEIYFKGNDILKMKDSDLRLVRGQGISMIFQDPTAALNPVFTIGEQMQAVIQSNAQDSNLSLSRQKSWELAVSALKDVALADPERLLKSYPIQLSGGMRQRVCIAMALSTNPEILIADEPGTSLDVTIQDQILRLLRDLVESRNMSVILITHTLGVVRELTNRVYVMYAGSIVETAETKSIFSKPLHPYTQGLIATVPRLTGGGIASGIPGRIPDYRNPPSGCRFHPRCPHVMDICKVEKPPLVEVDQNHSVACFLYSSSQKVNQ
- a CDS encoding Oligopeptide transport ATP-binding protein OppF, with amino-acid sequence MTQPILSVQDLKKYFVVGYSGIPGNRQPITVKAVDGVSFEIYSGETLGLVGESGSGKSTVAYTVVGMYQPTAGKIRFKDIEIGAGQKRPKELQKAIQIVFQDPGSSLNPRQNIKQILEMPLRVHRKDRNRLEMVIYLLEIVGLPPEAMYKYPRMLSGGEKQIVGIARALATNPSLVILDEPTSALDVSVQAKTINLLLQLQKQFDLSYLFITHDLSLMRNVASRVAIMYLGKICEVANTADFFQQPLHPYTQMLLSSIPVVSEEEEALRPQKVISRGEIPSPVNIPKGCSFHTRCPFAMPHCSEVDPVFTDMGNGHSVRCHLYPQGG
- a CDS encoding N-methylhydantoinase A, which gives rise to MVRVATDIGGTFTDLVYVTREGRVGTAKSHTTPHQFEQGVIDVIDAAGLQASEFESFVHGTTIVINAITERKGVKTGLITTQGFRDILEIGRGDRPDFFNLEYQKPVPFVPRYLRKEIPERISYKGEIVKPVDLSVLPSILDYFRKNQVEAIAICLINSYANPIHEQQVLEKIRELWPEVSVVASHQITREWREYERTNTAVLSAYVQPIAHQYLDRLTQRLYEAGMKCTPYIMQSNCGIDTVTATRQTPITMIESGPASGVWGAAALGRLIGELNVIAIDIGGTTAKCGLITNGEVKLNTNYYVERSKTFSGYPVMVPVVDLVEIGNGGGSIAWVDEYKRLHVGPQSAGASPGPVAYGKGGTEPTTTDANLALGCINPHYFCGGTLEADMEGVQAALERLSQKLNLTPYEVAQGIVRIANNNMVNAIKLISVNRGHDPRDFTLVAFGGGGGMHACALARELNIKKVVIPMLSAVFSAWGMLLSDLRRDTLLTQIVELSANGAAEELNRTFKILEKQALDSYLAEGFNPSQIHFLRYARCRYQNQEHSVEITIPGGEITAETLPVILETFHSDYEREYTYRLKAPVELVCYHLIAIAEVDKLKPQKIQPSGKKLADAIKGQRKVDFIEDGIHEATIYAGELLEPGMKFSGPAVVEESGATIVIPPGLPCEIDEYGNYQIRTAK
- a CDS encoding N-methylhydantoinase B codes for the protein MTSQFDPITIEIIQNSLQAAADEMFAALRHTAMSAIIYEVLDMGTGITDREGELAGSGAGIPAFVGVLDKAVKRVIEKYDQPNDIEPGDIFITNDPYTGGVTHLNDVILTMPVFYNGEIVAWTANIAHWNDVGGMVPGSMSTNATEIFQEGIILSAVKLFSRGQPIRSVFDILTANCRMPDFLTGDLWAQVASVRVGERRVLEIVNKYGKDVFLQAVKDYLDYGEQVSLDAIRRLPKGVYELVEPQDNGPDYVVKIEITDNEFIIDLTGNPDQDKGPFNMSRDEAITACQIAFKGITSPERIANGGTFRPLKVLTRKGSVFDPIYPAAMGIYYEITIRVHDLIVRCLAEKIPECLPAGGFASVCGTLFGGIHPDTGRPYAVIEPELGGWGGSPTKDGNSGQFSALHGETYNCPAEVAEARYGVTVDYLSFHDEEGGAGFHRGGKGVRIDYRIRSDNAWLTVAYTRSKVLPWPLLGGEPGSPNHVIIERANGQKERYSVTSGLTLNTNDIIRVMTGTGAGWGNPLERPVEKVIEDVRNEYITPAIAEKSYGVIVDPETLQVLGFTNGRKQ
- a CDS encoding Hydantoin racemase, giving the protein MRILWINPVGTTAFDADTAKILAATKRAETTTKVVSLPSNRPPHLEYHAYEAQVVADIVRITYAAAQSYDAIVIGCFYDVGLREAREVSGSAIVLAPCQSATTIAANLGNSFSILVGRKKWIPKMRENVILYGHEHRLASMRAVDLGVHDFQADEKKTCQKLIDEGRRAVEEDGAEVLILGCTAEYGFYQRMQETLGVPVIDAILAPFKMAEFMVELGQRLGWRPSRVGGSEAPPDSELRAWGIFEPLPINPTDLL
- a CDS encoding Aminopeptidase YpdF (MP-, MA-, MS-, AP-, NP- specific); the protein is MSVFEERIENLKVQMAQADIDLVAITTAPNLRYFGGFVPHLDERFNALLVSQEEVMWVAPELNREQIEKHVHFPLISWQDNEGPQNAIRKALQVLGRPRSLGIDGAGRADFLLHLQEVAQPQTSQSADGIIALLRQMKSADEIERLASAAAQADRAMQAAMQACRPGVTEREVAWVVESFFRQDGAEQVDFTLIASGPNGAFPHHHSSERILQSGDAIIIDIGATLNGYKSDITRMVYLGEPTAEFLSAYEAVNQANLAARAQVKVGVEAQEVDRAARNTLKEHGLAEYFVHRTGHGIGLDIHEPPYIMEGNQTPLQAGMTFSIEPGVYLVGKYGIRIEDIVAVTDQGARVLSQTSHDLVVKSS